TGGCTCCCCGAGCAGGACTCGAACCTGCGACCTAACGATTAACAGTCGTGTGCTCTACCAACTGAGCTATCGGGGAATGCATTTCAGAAGACGCTCTGTTTTTTGGCTTTCTAGGTGCTTTTCCTATGACCTCATTAGAGAGGATGGCCTGCCAACCGAAGCTACGAGTGCATAAGCACGAAGAGCGTAGGTTGGTGGGCGAAGCAGGATTCGAACCTGCGACCCCCTGCTTGTAAGGCAGATGCTCTAACCAACTGAGCTATTCGCCCCTTACTGCCGTAAAAAACAGATGAACAAAGATTAGAGTAAAAACAACTTCAAGTCAAAGGTTTTTTGCCCTAATCTTTGTTTTTTAACTATTCTACTTCGCCAGAAGGGTTTTTGCTTCGAAGAATTTCGCGCTTATGCGCTTCATTTCTTAAAATTAAGTACAAAATCTACCAAGAGTCTAATCCCTGCTCCTGCTGAAGTTTTGCCCAGATAGCTAATGTTTCCAGGCACACCGTCTGCCGTTCCTGCAATATCAAGATGCGCCCAACGTGCCTTGCTTACAAACTCGCTCAAAAAGCAGGCTGCGGTGATGGTGCCGGCTTTGTAGCTGCGGCTGCCTGAGTTTGAAAGGTCGGCAACTAATGAGTTGTTAGCAGGTTTAAAGTCATCATCAAGCGGCAATGGCCACACGCGGTCGCCGGTCTTTTTACCAATTTCTGGCAGCACGCGCATCAGCTCTTCGTCTTGCGTCATGAGGCCGGTGTAGAAGTAGCCCAGCGCAAACAAGCAAGCGCCGGTGAGCGTTGCAATGTCGATCATAACGTCGGGGTTATAAAATTTTTCGGCATAGCACATAGTGTCGGAAAGGATTAAACGGCCTTCAGCGTCGGTATTTTGAATCTCAATAGTTTTGCCGTTCATGGCGGTAACAATATCGTCTTGGCGTGATGCCTTGCCGCTTGGCATATTTTCAACCAACGGCGTAAGGCCTACCACGTTAATGTCGGGGTTGAGCTGTGCAAAAATTTTCATGGAGGCAATAACGGCTGCTGCACCAGACATATCGTACTTCATGCCGGTCATATAATCGGACCCTTTTAAGCTGATGCCGCCGCTATCAAACATAACGCCTTTGCCCAACAAGGCTATTGTTGGTTTGTCTTTTGATTGGGCTTTGTATTCAAGAACTACAAATTTGCCCGGTTGATCAGAACCCGCATCAACGGCCATCCACGCCCCCATGCCCAGCTTTTCAGCTTGCTCGCGTCCAAAGATGGTGCATTTGAGGTTGTGTTGCTTAGCAATTTTTTCTGCTTCGTCTGCCAGTGCGGTTGGCGTCATCACGTTTGCTGGGGTGTCGGCCCAGTGGCGCGCTTGGTTAATAGCCTCGCCCATAATGTCGCCCTGTTTTACGCTTGCTGCCAACGCCTGTTCTTCGTTTGCATCAACAACAACGCTGATAGTGCAAGACCAATCTTTTTTAGGCTCTTTAGTTTTGTAGATCATAAATTCGTAGTCTGCCATGTGTGCGGTAACTACGAGTTGCTTCATTAATTCTGCATTCCCGATGGTGTACGGCTTTGCCTCAGGTAGGCCCATAACCGCTGAACGCAGGCCATGCTTTTTGAGCAACAAGATAGCGCTGCCAAGGGTGCGGCGTAATTTTTCTAATTCAACATCCCAGCTTTTTGTGTGTTTACCAAGGCCCATAAAAATGAACTCAACCAAGCGGTCGTTTTGCATGGCGGTTAAAACATATGATTGGCCTTGCTTGCCTTCAAAGTTGTGCTTTTTAAGTACCGCTTTAACGTGCGGATAATATTCTTCAATTTTGGTAAAGTTAGCGTTATCAGATTCGGTTTCTAAAGATTCATTAACGAAAAAAATGTAACTGTCTGCTTGGTTGTCCCAAAAATTTTGAGACGTTGGCTTGATAATAATCATACGCTTATCCTTTGAGTTGGTTGAGATACCCACTAATTCCTTCTTGAAGTGCTTGCAGTGAAAGGAGTGCACATTTAATGCGCACGGGCCCCAGCTCTATGCCAATTAAATCAAGAATATCCTGCTCGGTTAATGCAAGAATTTGCTCAGTTGTCTTGTGTAAAGATTGTTCGGTTAGCATTGAAGCGGTTGCTTGGCTAATCACACAGCCACTACCTTGAAAAGCGACCTGCGTAAGCACGTTGCCAGCCAGTGTGCCTTCAATATGCATAACGTCGCCACACGACGGGTTTTTTTTGTCCGATGAAAAAGTAGGGCTTTCTAGCGGTATATTGTTGCGCGGATATTTAAAATGATCGAGTAATTCTTCTTGGTACATATTCATAAACGTTATCTTTTTAATGATCTAAAAAATTGTATGCCGTCTGCCAGATGTTTAAGGCAATGTTCAACATCTTCGTGCGTGTTGTACATGCCAAAGCTGATACGTAACAGTGCTGCCACGCCTAAAAGTTGTGCT
This portion of the Candidatus Babeliales bacterium genome encodes:
- a CDS encoding iron-sulfur cluster assembly scaffold protein codes for the protein MNMYQEELLDHFKYPRNNIPLESPTFSSDKKNPSCGDVMHIEGTLAGNVLTQVAFQGSGCVISQATASMLTEQSLHKTTEQILALTEQDILDLIGIELGPVRIKCALLSLQALQEGISGYLNQLKG
- a CDS encoding leucyl aminopeptidase, whose amino-acid sequence is MIIIKPTSQNFWDNQADSYIFFVNESLETESDNANFTKIEEYYPHVKAVLKKHNFEGKQGQSYVLTAMQNDRLVEFIFMGLGKHTKSWDVELEKLRRTLGSAILLLKKHGLRSAVMGLPEAKPYTIGNAELMKQLVVTAHMADYEFMIYKTKEPKKDWSCTISVVVDANEEQALAASVKQGDIMGEAINQARHWADTPANVMTPTALADEAEKIAKQHNLKCTIFGREQAEKLGMGAWMAVDAGSDQPGKFVVLEYKAQSKDKPTIALLGKGVMFDSGGISLKGSDYMTGMKYDMSGAAAVIASMKIFAQLNPDINVVGLTPLVENMPSGKASRQDDIVTAMNGKTIEIQNTDAEGRLILSDTMCYAEKFYNPDVMIDIATLTGACLFALGYFYTGLMTQDEELMRVLPEIGKKTGDRVWPLPLDDDFKPANNSLVADLSNSGSRSYKAGTITAACFLSEFVSKARWAHLDIAGTADGVPGNISYLGKTSAGAGIRLLVDFVLNFKK